A single window of Paenibacillus sp. FSL H8-0537 DNA harbors:
- a CDS encoding DUF309 domain-containing protein, with the protein MRYPGHYVSYLVEFHVTRDFFECHEQLEEYWKEHPEDERALIWVGLIQLAVGQYHERRGNLAGAAKMYEQALGKLTVESLDSLGLDGAVAVIELEAALSRSKQLEDATSPAYKDMNLVIVDAQLQLLCEQQCAERGMALSQWGLPSDKTDEALIHRHMLRDRSDVIAAREEAIAARKKKPSTHNR; encoded by the coding sequence ATGAGATATCCAGGTCATTATGTATCGTATTTAGTTGAGTTTCATGTAACGAGAGACTTTTTCGAATGCCATGAGCAGCTGGAAGAGTATTGGAAGGAGCATCCCGAAGATGAACGGGCGCTTATATGGGTAGGGCTGATCCAGCTGGCTGTTGGCCAATATCATGAGCGGCGGGGCAATCTTGCAGGTGCAGCAAAAATGTATGAGCAAGCGCTTGGCAAGCTGACTGTCGAATCACTGGACAGCCTCGGGCTAGATGGCGCTGTAGCTGTAATAGAACTGGAAGCTGCACTTTCAAGGTCAAAGCAGCTAGAAGATGCTACTTCGCCTGCTTATAAGGATATGAATCTCGTTATTGTCGATGCCCAGCTTCAATTGTTATGCGAGCAGCAATGCGCCGAGAGAGGAATGGCTCTGTCGCAGTGGGGATTGCCGAGTGATAAGACAGACGAAGCGCTTATCCATCGTCATATGTTGCGGGATCGCAGCGATGTCATTGCCGCGAGAGAAGAAGCGATTGCCGCGAGAAAAAAGAAGCCATCGACGCACAATCGTTGA
- a CDS encoding S-Ena type endospore appendage, giving the protein MACSNSASALTCCSDKNFVQDKVCTPWSGTVVAADVLVVTFTNNINQNIVGTGYLQYDVGPADITFDFLDSTGTPINPTPFTLAPGTSMAFTYRRFSAIQITLPAASPGTYQGEFCITTRYPI; this is encoded by the coding sequence ATGGCTTGTAGTAACAGTGCATCTGCTCTTACATGCTGTTCAGATAAAAATTTCGTTCAAGATAAAGTATGTACGCCTTGGAGTGGCACAGTTGTAGCGGCTGATGTCCTTGTTGTTACTTTTACGAATAATATTAACCAAAATATTGTAGGAACTGGTTATTTGCAATATGACGTCGGTCCTGCTGATATCACCTTTGATTTCCTTGACAGTACCGGAACCCCTATTAACCCTACTCCTTTTACACTTGCTCCTGGAACAAGCATGGCATTTACCTATCGTCGTTTCAGCGCTATCCAAATTACACTGCCGGCAGCATCTCCAGGCACTTATCAAGGAGAGTTTTGTATTACTACCCGGTACCCTATTTAA
- a CDS encoding S-Ena type endospore appendage yields MCDTAPSLSCCTDKIIVQDKVCINWQLAAAGTQVIFSDNIPQIISGTGFVKYETGTGALTVNFFAAGIVAPIETIVIPVGGSASFTVARFQSISLTSTAAVQGEFCITVRYNL; encoded by the coding sequence ATGTGTGATACTGCACCTTCACTTAGTTGTTGTACGGACAAAATTATTGTACAAGATAAAGTATGTATCAACTGGCAGTTAGCTGCTGCAGGTACTCAAGTTATTTTTTCAGATAACATACCTCAAATTATTAGCGGTACAGGTTTTGTGAAATATGAAACAGGCACGGGTGCTCTAACCGTAAATTTTTTCGCTGCAGGAATTGTTGCCCCCATTGAAACGATCGTTATTCCTGTCGGAGGAAGCGCATCGTTCACTGTAGCGCGATTTCAATCCATTTCCTTAACTTCAACCGCAGCTGTACAAGGCGAATTCTGTATTACTGTACGTTACAACCTATAA
- a CDS encoding S-Ena type endospore appendage has translation MLKKGRRSRREVLPTFMIVLKMNSSCIQKIKRKHKRKFNCKVKKRRCRNRRRKRRVRPVFLNRPKRFRKILSFPITFPTAPCLDPVYPVNPVIPVNPVNPINPINPVKPCKNANDIVIEKECCGNVLIQGKQPEFLIWEADVDSQTTIAQISIFSDAASTDALNVDINGDELKRIIVLPGNTSNFIGQGVKSVRLSVQGNDFTYVEGKYVISTTLQLSAGSSSLNGQ, from the coding sequence ATGCTGAAAAAGGGACGTCGTTCAAGAAGAGAAGTCTTGCCAACGTTTATGATCGTTCTCAAAATGAATTCCTCCTGTATTCAGAAAATCAAACGCAAGCACAAACGCAAATTTAACTGCAAGGTAAAGAAAAGACGCTGTCGAAATCGCAGGCGAAAACGGAGAGTGCGTCCGGTTTTTTTAAACCGTCCCAAACGCTTCCGTAAAATACTATCCTTCCCAATTACATTCCCCACTGCACCTTGTTTAGATCCCGTGTACCCTGTGAATCCAGTAATTCCAGTGAATCCCGTGAACCCAATCAACCCAATCAACCCGGTAAAGCCTTGTAAAAATGCTAACGATATTGTCATTGAAAAAGAGTGCTGTGGTAATGTGCTCATTCAAGGTAAGCAGCCTGAATTTTTAATATGGGAGGCCGATGTCGACTCCCAAACAACGATTGCACAAATTAGCATTTTTTCTGATGCTGCGAGCACGGATGCTTTGAACGTAGACATAAACGGCGATGAGCTAAAGCGGATCATTGTATTGCCCGGAAATACATCTAATTTTATTGGGCAAGGTGTGAAATCAGTTAGATTATCAGTACAAGGCAATGATTTCACCTATGTGGAAGGGAAATATGTTATTTCAACCACCTTGCAATTATCTGCTGGCTCCTCCTCGCTGAACGGGCAATAA
- a CDS encoding (2Fe-2S)-binding protein, translating into MEEYAQQEQAACFLQQNFRISIGELEKEAYPFSAVELLDPTRCSHIMRLQSRQLEDPGDIVVGTLFAKRYAVFFMGLVSAVSLFDCRLAIAPESVRFRITSLAAMEYQVRTAAHPSLTIFELEQRKVEVENWTDRLLQHTEMILAAVSSHTGAKVNMMWSLISNYVQNSYVRLEQNVDVWRTEQRWQLILADRSILLEQRKGNPLAVSFREFHHPQFEGAPIVLRRYCCLAYRLRREGQQVHGYCSTCPKISDEERLDLLGYGANN; encoded by the coding sequence ATGGAGGAGTATGCCCAGCAGGAACAGGCCGCTTGCTTTTTACAACAGAATTTTCGTATTTCCATAGGGGAATTGGAGAAGGAGGCCTATCCATTTTCTGCCGTAGAGCTTCTAGATCCTACCAGATGTTCTCACATTATGAGGCTCCAGTCCAGACAACTGGAAGATCCCGGCGATATCGTAGTGGGAACCTTGTTTGCAAAACGTTACGCCGTATTTTTTATGGGGCTGGTGTCTGCTGTTAGTTTATTTGATTGTAGACTTGCAATAGCGCCTGAAAGTGTGCGATTTCGAATAACGAGTCTTGCCGCAATGGAATATCAGGTAAGGACAGCGGCGCATCCATCACTGACCATTTTTGAGCTGGAACAGCGCAAAGTTGAGGTTGAAAATTGGACAGATCGTTTGCTGCAGCATACAGAAATGATTTTGGCGGCGGTATCCTCGCATACAGGTGCAAAGGTGAACATGATGTGGTCGCTCATTTCGAATTATGTTCAGAATAGCTATGTCCGTCTGGAGCAGAATGTGGATGTTTGGCGAACGGAACAGCGATGGCAGCTTATTTTGGCCGATCGGAGTATTTTGTTAGAACAAAGGAAGGGTAATCCGCTGGCTGTTTCATTTCGCGAATTTCATCATCCTCAATTTGAAGGGGCTCCAATTGTTTTACGCCGTTATTGCTGCTTGGCTTACCGGCTGAGGCGGGAGGGACAACAGGTGCATGGGTATTGCAGCACTTGCCCAAAAATCAGTGATGAGGAAAGGCTCGATCTATTGGGCTATGGTGCAAATAATTAG
- a CDS encoding ABC transporter substrate-binding protein, with amino-acid sequence MNKYRMMYLVLLSMLLLAVTACGKGEGQASAPEQTNQPVNQPVENATRTVTHLKGEAIVPAKIDKIVVLSAAYIDHLLTIGEKPVGVNVETRYGGDYLPYLASELAGVQLVGSADSPNLEAIVQLEPDVILIESRTAENTYDQLAKIAPTIVLGTEWLEYDDDTTYWTADLLKVAELYDKVDLAKEKIAELDEKTRQASEKIQSIENLNLAYLRVREKNLQIYAEKGHPTTTLLYHDLGFSKTSLTPEEQRGELSLEVISDLDADYIVLEVDPNGQKNLNSMKDSPFWNKVSAVQNNEVYETDSFWLFKGWGVIGRGQIIDEVLKMME; translated from the coding sequence ATGAATAAGTATCGAATGATGTACCTTGTATTACTTTCTATGCTGCTGCTTGCGGTTACGGCTTGTGGTAAAGGAGAAGGTCAAGCGAGCGCACCCGAGCAAACGAATCAGCCTGTGAATCAACCAGTGGAAAACGCGACTCGTACCGTTACCCATCTGAAAGGGGAGGCGATCGTTCCTGCTAAAATCGACAAAATAGTCGTGCTTTCCGCTGCGTATATTGATCATCTGCTGACTATCGGTGAAAAACCAGTTGGTGTCAATGTGGAGACCCGTTATGGTGGAGACTATCTTCCTTATTTGGCAAGCGAGCTTGCAGGTGTACAGCTGGTAGGCTCTGCGGATAGTCCCAATTTGGAAGCGATTGTTCAGCTGGAGCCGGATGTCATTCTCATAGAGAGCCGGACTGCGGAAAATACGTATGATCAGCTGGCAAAGATCGCACCGACGATTGTGCTTGGAACGGAGTGGCTGGAGTATGACGATGATACGACCTACTGGACTGCAGATTTATTGAAAGTGGCCGAGCTGTACGACAAAGTGGATTTGGCTAAGGAGAAAATAGCCGAGCTTGATGAAAAGACCAGGCAAGCCAGCGAGAAGATACAGTCTATCGAAAATCTTAATCTTGCCTACTTAAGGGTCAGAGAGAAGAATTTGCAAATCTACGCGGAAAAAGGTCATCCTACCACTACGCTGTTGTACCATGATCTCGGCTTTTCAAAAACATCGTTGACGCCAGAGGAGCAGCGCGGCGAGCTGTCTTTAGAAGTGATTTCTGACCTCGACGCTGATTACATCGTGCTTGAAGTTGATCCTAATGGACAGAAAAATTTAAATAGCATGAAGGACAGCCCCTTCTGGAATAAGGTTTCTGCGGTGCAAAATAATGAGGTGTATGAAACAGACTCGTTTTGGCTGTTTAAAGGCTGGGGCGTCATTGGCCGTGGACAAATTATAGATGAAGTATTGAAAATGATGGAGTAA
- a CDS encoding AraC family transcriptional regulator, translated as MHNLANLMRRLIFTSIHCFSFRGQADDPLTPKLTPKMLHTYAIGYVTAGKGLLKISGHATPVKSGDLFFLQPETMVEGYSDSRDPIQYSLILFSCMHLSKPIEGWSVKRPIFPLQGKLALVDDRSAVEGLIQQLLELSRHFRVQERHTIHYILSKLLLMMGKSRPEQQQTVGMDQVLAYMNENYQKDLQVSQLAEMAGFSLNHFTKTFKNQMGSTPTEYLLQQRITKAKQLLVSSMKAKRVAEQVGYKDEHYFSRVFKKAEGVAPTLYIKNKCHRIAALYYGLDDHLITLGYEPVAALSYTNRVSSTCTIPMLNAYSQQSSMLQGGHTNYDKLLRTKPDLILTSDRLERDELLNQIAPTAMLKHSNKYGQTLEQLAGLLGREQQAAAWISRYGERTEKLKERLKAHWGGQSVYFIRVSQNFYRVYGKSNQTGSLFYDDLGLSLPDRFPAHEWALDIQLNDLPLFNPQHIFLMADSTKGSKMRLQHLLQSEEWQSLDAVRRHHVYDASDLFFKALGPSGRMWAMNYAALKLGIIE; from the coding sequence ATGCACAATCTAGCAAACTTGATGAGGAGACTTATCTTTACTTCGATTCACTGCTTTTCTTTCCGGGGTCAAGCGGACGATCCATTAACCCCGAAATTAACTCCTAAAATGCTCCATACCTATGCCATAGGCTATGTAACCGCTGGCAAGGGTTTGCTGAAAATAAGCGGTCATGCCACTCCAGTCAAGTCAGGTGATTTATTTTTTCTACAGCCTGAAACGATGGTCGAAGGGTATTCTGATTCCAGGGATCCGATTCAATATTCATTGATTCTGTTTTCCTGTATGCATTTAAGCAAGCCGATAGAAGGCTGGTCGGTTAAGCGGCCCATTTTCCCATTGCAGGGGAAGCTTGCGTTAGTGGACGATCGTTCAGCCGTAGAGGGTTTAATCCAGCAATTGCTTGAGTTAAGTCGGCATTTCCGAGTACAGGAGAGGCATACGATCCATTATATTCTTTCAAAGCTGCTGCTGATGATGGGCAAAAGCAGGCCTGAGCAGCAGCAGACTGTAGGTATGGACCAGGTGCTGGCCTATATGAATGAAAATTACCAGAAGGATTTGCAGGTTAGCCAATTGGCGGAAATGGCAGGCTTCAGTCTGAATCATTTTACGAAAACGTTTAAAAATCAAATGGGCAGCACACCTACGGAATATCTTTTGCAACAACGGATTACAAAAGCAAAGCAATTATTGGTTTCCTCGATGAAAGCGAAGCGTGTAGCTGAGCAGGTCGGATACAAGGATGAGCATTATTTCAGCAGAGTTTTCAAAAAAGCCGAAGGCGTTGCCCCTACCTTATATATTAAAAATAAATGCCATCGCATTGCCGCGTTATATTATGGGCTGGATGACCATTTAATTACACTTGGATATGAGCCGGTTGCTGCGCTGTCCTATACGAATCGGGTTTCCTCGACCTGCACCATTCCGATGCTGAATGCGTACAGCCAGCAAAGCTCTATGCTCCAAGGCGGTCACACGAATTACGACAAGCTGCTGAGAACAAAGCCGGATCTGATACTGACAAGTGATCGCTTGGAGCGGGATGAGCTGCTGAATCAGATTGCGCCAACTGCGATGCTTAAGCATTCGAACAAATACGGACAGACGCTGGAGCAGCTTGCGGGCCTATTGGGCAGAGAGCAGCAGGCGGCAGCATGGATAAGCAGGTATGGCGAGAGAACGGAAAAGCTGAAGGAACGATTGAAGGCGCATTGGGGAGGACAGAGCGTTTATTTTATAAGGGTGAGCCAGAACTTTTATCGGGTATATGGAAAAAGCAATCAAACGGGCAGCCTTTTTTATGATGATCTGGGATTATCGCTTCCGGATCGGTTCCCTGCCCACGAATGGGCGCTCGATATCCAGCTAAACGACCTGCCATTATTTAATCCACAGCATATTTTTCTTATGGCTGACTCCACTAAAGGCTCGAAAATGCGCTTGCAGCATCTGCTTCAATCGGAAGAATGGCAATCACTTGATGCGGTACGTCGCCATCATGTTTATGACGCTAGTGATTTATTTTTCAAAGCGCTGGGTCCTTCCGGTAGGATGTGGGCGATGAACTATGCAGCATTAAAGCTCGGAATAATAGAGTGA
- a CDS encoding tetratricopeptide repeat protein: protein MAEERDFEQNTYAAVYQLLEWKRYKEALGQAEQILRHNPEDIDALALIAQIYLQMEDYEKSLYWSGEVLKRDPDHTVAWYVRVVTFYDTDDVKAFFEAAHEALRIEPYRAHYYFLLASRMNKMGKFKEAKEHLLQALQLNAESPLYMAVLSYTEALLGHFEESEHLDRQAIRAEAEEPGVLLHLAWAAGHRGDYTLQEKYMQSAVRLNPEDKQYQDEYLNALQNSNKLYRIFLAPMKVIRRMKRWQILVSWLVAVIFFKPLLIVFIVLYVLAHWATKGIVHVRVFGWRRRGS, encoded by the coding sequence TTGGCGGAAGAAAGAGATTTTGAGCAAAATACGTATGCTGCTGTATATCAATTGCTTGAGTGGAAGCGGTATAAGGAAGCTTTGGGGCAAGCAGAGCAGATTTTGCGCCATAACCCGGAAGATATAGATGCATTGGCACTTATAGCTCAAATTTATTTGCAAATGGAAGATTACGAAAAAAGCTTGTATTGGTCTGGTGAAGTGTTGAAGCGTGATCCGGACCATACGGTTGCTTGGTATGTACGCGTTGTCACCTTTTACGATACGGATGATGTGAAGGCCTTTTTCGAAGCGGCACATGAAGCTTTGCGAATTGAACCATACAGAGCTCATTACTACTTTTTGCTTGCTAGTCGAATGAACAAAATGGGGAAATTCAAGGAAGCGAAGGAGCATCTGCTGCAAGCGCTCCAGCTGAATGCGGAGTCGCCGCTTTATATGGCTGTGCTGAGCTATACGGAAGCGCTGCTGGGTCATTTTGAGGAATCGGAGCATTTGGACAGGCAGGCGATTCGGGCAGAGGCGGAAGAACCAGGTGTGCTGCTGCATCTCGCTTGGGCGGCAGGCCATCGGGGCGACTATACGCTGCAGGAAAAGTATATGCAAAGCGCCGTCAGGCTCAATCCAGAGGATAAGCAGTATCAGGATGAATATTTGAATGCCTTGCAAAACAGCAATAAGCTGTATCGTATCTTTTTAGCACCGATGAAGGTCATAAGGCGCATGAAACGCTGGCAGATTCTCGTTAGCTGGCTAGTGGCGGTGATCTTTTTTAAACCGCTCCTTATTGTGTTCATTGTACTGTATGTTTTAGCTCATTGGGCGACGAAGGGCATTGTGCATGTACGCGTTTTTGGATGGCGGCGTCGCGGTTCTTAA
- a CDS encoding ATP-binding protein: MSDFDDLAAQRRKNLKLIQFNQEDQSLVESDKPAETFDDVGGLEDVKKKIRMNFILPLKQPELFAAYGKSAGGSLLLFGPPGCGKTFLARAVAGEIEANFIHIELQAILSMYTGQSEHNLHDFFEKARQCRPCVIFIDELDAMGGSRNQMRQHHDRMLVNQLLLELDGLQAENENVFVIGATNTPWYLDSALRRPGRFNHLVFVPPPEEAERQTILGLKLKGKPVDSLNLERIAAETKYFSGADLEQVVSDAVESAMERMLETGEVQPISQNDVKAAVKSRKATTLEWFSTAKNYATFSDVNRDYQVVLDYMKKHGIK, encoded by the coding sequence ATGTCTGATTTTGATGATCTCGCAGCGCAAAGGCGCAAAAATCTAAAGCTTATTCAATTCAATCAAGAGGATCAATCGCTTGTCGAGTCAGATAAGCCAGCGGAAACGTTCGATGATGTAGGCGGTTTGGAAGATGTTAAGAAGAAAATTCGCATGAACTTTATTTTGCCGCTAAAGCAGCCAGAATTGTTCGCAGCCTATGGCAAATCAGCAGGAGGAAGCCTGCTGCTGTTCGGGCCTCCGGGGTGTGGCAAAACGTTTCTTGCGCGAGCGGTGGCGGGCGAAATTGAAGCTAATTTTATTCATATAGAGCTGCAGGCAATTCTTTCGATGTATACGGGGCAGAGCGAGCATAACTTGCATGACTTTTTTGAAAAAGCGCGCCAGTGCAGGCCTTGTGTCATTTTCATAGACGAACTGGATGCAATGGGCGGCAGCCGGAACCAAATGCGCCAGCATCACGACCGCATGCTGGTCAATCAGCTGCTGCTTGAGCTGGATGGTCTGCAAGCGGAGAACGAAAATGTTTTTGTAATTGGAGCAACTAATACGCCATGGTATTTGGATTCCGCGCTTAGACGTCCTGGACGCTTTAACCATCTTGTATTTGTACCGCCGCCAGAGGAAGCGGAGCGCCAAACGATTTTGGGGCTGAAGCTGAAAGGCAAGCCCGTGGATTCGCTGAATTTGGAGCGAATTGCTGCCGAGACGAAATATTTTTCCGGAGCTGATTTGGAGCAGGTCGTTAGCGATGCGGTGGAATCGGCGATGGAACGCATGCTGGAGACGGGCGAAGTGCAGCCGATTTCCCAAAATGATGTGAAAGCGGCAGTGAAATCCCGCAAAGCGACAACGCTGGAGTGGTTTTCCACTGCGAAAAACTATGCCACCTTCAGTGATGTCAACCGTGACTATCAGGTTGTGCTGGATTATATGAAGAAGCACGGCATTAAGTAG
- a CDS encoding DUF2185 domain-containing protein, whose translation MMEWTLEDVEQTSRLYPDSFFIPPAKERRAQEVGRRVRLHFTLANPGENEPRAERMWVEVTGFNQATEQYTGVLTNQPVYLKSLKSGDSLVFEPQHIARTILREGDERWLADGEKMALVSRRCLEQGDAVCWMYREAGDDEQDSGWRLFAGDEEDSYINADNIFRVQVYEMVDRDASLLAPFKGAHGSSVERQGREAAWGEVVEE comes from the coding sequence ATGATGGAATGGACGCTTGAAGATGTAGAGCAGACCAGCAGGCTGTATCCAGACAGCTTCTTTATCCCGCCTGCGAAGGAGCGGCGGGCGCAAGAAGTAGGAAGACGGGTCAGATTGCATTTTACACTGGCAAACCCGGGTGAAAATGAGCCGAGAGCCGAACGAATGTGGGTGGAGGTTACAGGCTTTAACCAAGCGACTGAGCAATACACCGGGGTGTTGACGAACCAGCCGGTCTATTTGAAAAGCTTGAAGTCAGGAGACAGCCTAGTGTTCGAGCCGCAGCATATTGCCAGAACGATCCTGCGGGAGGGCGATGAGAGATGGCTTGCGGATGGCGAAAAGATGGCACTCGTATCTAGGCGCTGCTTGGAGCAGGGCGATGCCGTATGCTGGATGTACCGTGAAGCTGGCGACGATGAGCAGGACAGCGGCTGGCGTTTGTTCGCAGGTGATGAGGAAGACAGCTATATTAACGCCGATAATATTTTCAGAGTGCAGGTTTATGAAATGGTAGACCGGGACGCTAGTTTATTGGCGCCCTTTAAGGGAGCACATGGTTCGTCGGTTGAAAGGCAAGGAAGAGAAGCTGCCTGGGGAGAGGTAGTGGAGGAATAG
- a CDS encoding DUF1801 domain-containing protein produces the protein MPETEEITAFIEALDVPWQVDVSNQLRSLIHEVIPDVQERLQYKKPHFLKNGKYAAVISPSKKAVSFTLFHTTGLDLPAELFEGPEERKTIKIQEKDTPDYSQLTKYLEQASKEL, from the coding sequence TTGCCCGAAACGGAAGAAATCACCGCTTTTATAGAAGCATTGGACGTGCCATGGCAGGTTGACGTATCGAATCAACTGCGCAGCCTCATACACGAGGTCATTCCAGACGTTCAGGAGCGATTGCAATATAAGAAGCCTCATTTTTTGAAAAATGGCAAGTATGCGGCGGTCATTTCGCCTTCTAAAAAAGCGGTTTCCTTTACCTTATTCCATACGACGGGTCTGGATTTGCCAGCGGAGCTGTTTGAAGGGCCGGAGGAGCGGAAAACAATTAAAATTCAAGAAAAGGATACCCCCGACTATTCGCAATTGACGAAGTATTTGGAGCAGGCGTCGAAAGAGCTTTAA
- a CDS encoding YdiU family protein, with the protein MSEKQANIHIGWNFDNSYARLPEGLFTATNPTPVRSPELIICNDKLAEALGLGAEALQSEEGAAMLAGNLIPEGALPLAQAYAGHQFGHFNRLGDGRALLLGEQITPSGERVDIQLKGPGRTPYSRGGDGRAGVGPMLREYIISEAMYGLGIPTTRSLAVVKTGEPVYREDTQQGAILTRVAASHIRVGTFQFAAQWAAAEELRALADYTVQRHFPQIAADDNRYLSLLQEVIKRQASLIAKWQLVGFIHGVMNTDNMAISGETIDYGPCAFMDAFSLATVFSSIDSQGRYAYGNQPYIAVWNLARLAESLLSLLHDDEEQALKLAEKALADFTDQYHRHWLAGMRGKLGIFNEEEQDDELMKDLLTLMEKHGADYTNTFVALTFNKLEDSALFSSPEYTEWHERWQNRVGRQEQSLEEAGQLMRSSNPAIIPRNHRVEEALEAAVNGDYTVMERLLEALADPYAHSPKQAQYAALPEPSGRAYRTYCGT; encoded by the coding sequence ATGAGCGAGAAGCAAGCCAATATACATATCGGATGGAACTTTGACAACAGCTATGCAAGACTGCCAGAAGGATTATTTACAGCAACAAACCCAACTCCGGTACGTTCTCCAGAGCTGATAATTTGCAATGATAAGCTGGCTGAAGCGCTAGGACTGGGTGCCGAGGCGCTGCAAAGCGAGGAAGGCGCGGCTATGCTTGCGGGCAATCTAATTCCCGAGGGCGCTTTGCCGCTTGCTCAGGCTTATGCAGGCCATCAGTTTGGTCATTTTAACCGCTTAGGAGACGGGCGTGCCTTGCTGCTGGGCGAACAAATTACACCCTCAGGCGAGCGAGTCGACATTCAGCTAAAAGGCCCAGGCCGAACGCCCTATTCCCGTGGTGGCGATGGCCGTGCGGGGGTTGGGCCGATGCTGCGTGAATACATCATTAGCGAAGCCATGTATGGGCTGGGCATTCCCACTACCCGCAGCTTGGCGGTCGTGAAAACAGGCGAGCCTGTTTACCGCGAGGATACACAGCAGGGTGCCATTTTGACCCGCGTAGCTGCGAGCCATATCCGTGTCGGAACGTTCCAATTTGCTGCACAATGGGCAGCGGCAGAGGAGCTGCGAGCACTGGCGGACTACACCGTGCAAAGACATTTTCCGCAAATTGCTGCAGATGACAATCGCTATCTTTCCTTGCTTCAGGAAGTGATTAAGCGCCAGGCATCACTTATTGCCAAATGGCAGCTCGTCGGTTTTATTCATGGCGTCATGAATACGGACAACATGGCGATTAGTGGCGAAACGATTGATTACGGCCCATGTGCCTTTATGGATGCTTTTAGCCTAGCGACAGTGTTCAGCTCCATTGACAGTCAAGGCCGTTATGCGTATGGCAATCAGCCTTACATTGCGGTCTGGAATTTGGCAAGATTAGCTGAATCGCTATTGTCGCTGCTGCATGACGATGAGGAGCAGGCTTTGAAGCTTGCGGAAAAAGCTTTAGCGGATTTTACAGACCAATATCACCGTCATTGGCTCGCAGGCATGCGTGGAAAACTGGGCATTTTCAATGAGGAGGAGCAGGACGACGAGCTGATGAAAGACCTGCTCACGTTGATGGAGAAGCATGGCGCAGACTACACCAATACGTTTGTGGCGTTAACGTTTAACAAGCTGGAGGACTCGGCTCTGTTTAGTAGCCCTGAATATACAGAGTGGCATGAGCGCTGGCAGAATAGGGTCGGCAGGCAGGAGCAGTCATTAGAGGAAGCGGGGCAGCTCATGCGCAGCAGCAATCCAGCCATCATTCCGCGCAATCATCGGGTGGAAGAGGCACTGGAGGCTGCGGTTAATGGAGATTATACGGTGATGGAGCGGCTGCTTGAAGCACTTGCCGATCCCTATGCCCATTCTCCAAAGCAGGCTCAATATGCAGCATTGCCTGAGCCGTCAGGCCGCGCTTACCGTACTTATTGCGGAACGTAA